The following proteins are encoded in a genomic region of Ostrea edulis chromosome 7, xbOstEdul1.1, whole genome shotgun sequence:
- the LOC130047641 gene encoding uncharacterized protein LOC130047641 translates to MPYIILSQPNREVPVYVVQKQNGEGKKRTLHRNLMYPIGFISERPIPVPRPRARHSISTPVTPRLKPQGDRDEDNISTISDDSRILVMESESNISTNIENNDIQEPIHEEGSASEQLDESEERDSEANEVMEDFGDDADATDEDETVPILPRRSSRVRQAPNWMSSGDFITKSNISDKMKWQEKSDFILNFLKTTSNASISPETTEFVVKHVLNF, encoded by the coding sequence ATGCCATATATTATCTTGTCTCAGCCTAATCGAGAGGTTCCAGTGTATGTTGTGCAGAAACAAAATGGAGAGGGTAAGAAGCGTACATTACATCGAAATTTAATGTATCCTATTGGATTTATTTCAGAACGCCCAATACCTGTTCCAAGACCTAGAGCGAGACATTCCATATCAACACCAGTGACTCCACGTCTTAAACCTCAAGGTGACAGAGATGAGGACAATATCAGTACAATTTCTGATGACAGCAGGATTTTGGTTATGGAATCTGAGAGCAATATTTCAACCAATATTGAAAACAATGATATCCAGGAACCAATCCATGAAGAAGGAAGCGCTTCCGAACAGCTGGATGAGTCCGAAGAGAGGGATTCAGAAGCAAATGAGGTGATGGAGGATTTTGGTGATGATGCTGATGCTACAGATGAGGATGAAACAGTACCTATTCTCCCTAGAAGATCATCTAGAGTTAGGCAAGCACCAAATTGGATGTCTTCAGGTGATTTCATTACCAAGTCAAACATATCTGATAAAATGAAGTGGCAAGAAAAATCAGACTTTATATTGAATTTCTTGAAAACAACTTCAAACGCATCAATTTCCCCAGAAACTACAGAATTTGTTGTgaaacatgttttaaatttctga